The Bacteroidota bacterium genome includes a region encoding these proteins:
- a CDS encoding DegT/DnrJ/EryC1/StrS family aminotransferase, producing MKVPYINLALQHQDIKQELLSAVEKVLVSGQFILGEEVKKFETSLAKIAGTKYAIGVDNGTDALVLALKALGIGKGDEVITAPNSFLASASCISLVGAKIVFADVRDDFNLDPEKVEKAITKKTKAVIAVHLTGRPAGMDALQKICKRKKIHLIEDCAQAVSAEYNGKRVGSFGIVNIFSLHPLKNLSAAGDGGALTTNNDKLYSWLSRARNHGLKNRDECDFWSMNSRLDNLQAAILNVKLNYFEQWTERRRKIAAIYYSRLKHLDMIVPHDQPNEKAVYHTFIIQTKFRDELKKFLSDNGVDSKVHYPIPIHFQKSAKSLGYKKGSFPVTEKQVKTILSLPIYAELTDEQVNYVCDKVVEFYKLKKN from the coding sequence ATGAAAGTACCATACATTAATTTAGCACTTCAGCATCAGGACATTAAGCAAGAACTTCTTTCTGCTGTTGAAAAAGTTTTGGTGAGCGGACAATTTATTCTGGGAGAAGAAGTAAAAAAGTTTGAAACAAGTCTTGCGAAGATTGCCGGAACAAAATACGCCATTGGCGTTGACAATGGAACAGATGCTTTGGTTCTTGCTTTAAAAGCGCTTGGAATCGGAAAAGGAGATGAAGTGATTACCGCTCCAAATTCTTTTCTGGCTTCCGCTTCGTGCATTTCTCTCGTTGGAGCAAAAATTGTTTTTGCCGATGTGCGCGATGATTTCAACCTTGACCCTGAAAAAGTGGAGAAAGCAATCACGAAAAAAACAAAAGCAGTCATAGCCGTTCATCTTACAGGCAGACCTGCCGGCATGGATGCGCTTCAAAAAATCTGTAAGCGAAAAAAAATCCATCTTATAGAAGATTGCGCGCAGGCAGTAAGCGCTGAATACAACGGAAAGCGTGTCGGTTCTTTCGGAATCGTAAACATATTTAGTTTGCATCCATTAAAAAATCTCAGCGCGGCAGGAGATGGGGGAGCGCTGACCACAAATAATGACAAACTTTACTCATGGCTTTCCCGCGCGCGCAATCACGGATTGAAAAACCGTGATGAATGTGATTTCTGGAGTATGAACTCGCGATTGGATAATCTTCAGGCGGCAATACTGAATGTGAAGCTGAACTATTTTGAACAGTGGACAGAGCGAAGAAGAAAAATTGCTGCTATCTATTATTCCCGATTGAAACATCTTGATATGATTGTTCCGCACGACCAACCGAATGAGAAAGCGGTATATCACACATTCATCATACAAACAAAATTCCGCGATGAGTTGAAAAAGTTTTTATCCGATAACGGAGTTGATTCAAAAGTTCATTATCCGATCCCGATTCATTTTCAGAAATCGGCAAAGAGTTTGGGATACAAGAAGGGAAGTTTTCCTGTAACTGAAAAGCAAGTAAAAACCATTTTGAGCTTACCCATCTACGCTGAACTCACCGATGAACAGGTGAATTATGTGTGCGATAAGGTAGTTGAGTTTTATAAATTGAAAAAGAATTAA
- a CDS encoding class I SAM-dependent methyltransferase translates to MNNPLEQKFLSVLEKDRSKFISKWMIAWDYQEIRKKRGLKYNDELPEDFFSYGGKEDLVKWMNWFHFDFPDYFPSSLTEDLIKASLENDKRILSKLNLTYDFQNYNKRVGINNAHDFLFPNFYPVPERNKIKNIIDFGAGYGRQANLFTSKISECIYTAVDAIPNSYCLQNLYFSHLDKPFYEYIDSQDNFKIENNRKGIYHLPTWRKDLLPDNFYDLVMCVQVLPELNSTLVRSMLKEFHRALKPGGMLYIRDHASTWKPAGKINVDEFLSENGFILEFKPHIINEKDLHGIPRIWRKIDSEVVKSQTMSFDRKLKQTIEDIDTLSGGLLRKVVKKVKSPKG, encoded by the coding sequence ATGAATAACCCCTTGGAACAAAAATTTCTTTCGGTGCTTGAAAAGGACCGAAGCAAATTCATCAGCAAATGGATGATTGCCTGGGATTATCAGGAAATACGGAAGAAGCGTGGACTAAAATACAACGATGAACTTCCCGAAGATTTTTTTTCATATGGAGGGAAAGAAGATTTGGTGAAATGGATGAACTGGTTTCATTTTGATTTCCCCGATTATTTCCCTTCATCGCTTACAGAAGATTTGATTAAAGCAAGTTTGGAAAATGATAAAAGAATTCTCAGCAAGCTGAATCTCACTTATGATTTTCAGAATTATAATAAAAGAGTCGGAATTAATAACGCGCATGATTTTCTTTTTCCGAATTTCTATCCCGTTCCTGAAAGGAACAAAATAAAAAACATAATTGATTTTGGCGCAGGTTACGGCAGGCAGGCAAATCTTTTCACTTCAAAAATTTCTGAGTGCATTTATACAGCGGTTGACGCCATTCCAAATTCATATTGCCTGCAGAATTTATATTTCTCCCATCTCGACAAACCTTTTTACGAATACATCGACAGTCAGGATAATTTCAAAATAGAAAACAACAGGAAAGGAATTTATCATCTGCCAACCTGGAGAAAAGATTTATTGCCCGATAATTTTTATGACTTGGTAATGTGCGTTCAGGTTCTTCCTGAATTGAATTCTACGCTGGTACGTTCAATGCTGAAAGAGTTTCACCGTGCCCTCAAGCCCGGTGGAATGTTGTATATTCGTGACCATGCCAGTACGTGGAAACCCGCAGGGAAAATCAATGTGGACGAATTCCTTTCTGAGAATGGTTTTATACTTGAATTCAAGCCGCACATCATCAATGAAAAAGACCTGCACGGAATTCCGCGCATCTGGAGAAAAATTGATTCTGAAGTTGTGAAATCTCAAACGATGTCGTTTGACCGAAAACTAAAACAAACTATTGAAGATATTGATACGCTTTCTGGAGGATTGCTCCGAAAAGTTGTGAAGAAAGTAAAATCCCCGAAGGGGTAA
- a CDS encoding SDR family oxidoreductase: MKAIVTGGCGFIGSHMVDRLVQEGFEVVIIDNLSSGSVRNIEQHQNNPRVQFVHADISNHLAIEPHFKNVDWVFHLAALADIVPSIERPMEYYNSNANGTINVLESARTHGVKKIVYAASSSCYGIPDKYPTSESAEIRPQYPYALTKYLGEELCMHWHQVYKMNIASLRFFNIYGPRARTSGTYGAVFGVFLAQKLAGKPFTVVGDGKQTRDFTFVTDVVNACFMAAKNENSSGEIINVGSGNTYSINKLVELLGGKITYIPKRPGEPDCTFADTKKIQSVLNWKPKISFEEGVKIMLDNIDYWREAPVWEPDSIANATKDWFKYLSK; this comes from the coding sequence ATGAAAGCAATTGTAACAGGCGGCTGTGGATTCATCGGAAGCCACATGGTGGACAGGTTGGTTCAGGAAGGGTTTGAAGTTGTCATCATTGATAATCTTTCCAGCGGCTCTGTTAGGAATATTGAACAGCATCAGAATAATCCGCGCGTTCAGTTTGTGCATGCGGATATAAGCAATCACCTTGCGATTGAACCGCACTTCAAAAATGTTGACTGGGTTTTTCATCTTGCAGCGCTGGCTGATATTGTTCCGTCTATTGAACGCCCCATGGAATATTACAATTCAAATGCGAACGGAACTATCAATGTTCTGGAATCTGCACGCACACATGGAGTGAAAAAAATTGTTTACGCTGCATCGTCTTCCTGCTATGGAATTCCTGACAAGTATCCGACAAGCGAATCGGCAGAGATCCGTCCTCAATATCCTTATGCGCTTACAAAATATTTAGGTGAAGAACTTTGCATGCACTGGCATCAGGTGTATAAAATGAATATTGCATCGCTGAGATTTTTTAATATATACGGACCGCGCGCCCGCACTTCTGGAACATACGGAGCAGTATTCGGAGTTTTTCTCGCGCAGAAACTGGCTGGAAAACCTTTCACGGTGGTTGGAGACGGAAAGCAAACTCGTGATTTTACTTTTGTAACCGATGTGGTGAATGCCTGCTTCATGGCAGCGAAAAATGAAAACTCATCTGGAGAAATAATTAATGTAGGCAGCGGAAACACCTATAGCATTAATAAACTTGTAGAATTACTCGGTGGAAAAATAACGTATATCCCCAAACGCCCGGGCGAACCGGATTGTACCTTTGCTGATACAAAAAAAATACAAAGTGTTCTGAACTGGAAACCGAAAATAAGTTTTGAAGAAGGCGTTAAAATAATGCTTGACAACATTGACTACTGGCGCGAAGCTCCTGTGTGGGAGCCGGATTCCATTGCCAACGCTACGAAGGATTGGTTTAAGTATCTTAGCAAATAA
- a CDS encoding GxxExxY protein, which produces MTQIKQMRADNTELLHSDITKRIIKCFYEVYNTLGYGFLEKVYETALYLELKNENLIVDRQRPIEVYYKNELVGNYFADLIIENSVIVEIKAAEGIAEEHEFQLINYLKATDIEVGLLLNFGKKPEFKRKIFSNDSVKIR; this is translated from the coding sequence ATGACACAGATAAAACAGATGAGAGCGGATAATACAGAGTTGCTACACAGCGACATCACTAAAAGAATTATTAAATGCTTCTATGAAGTTTATAATACGTTGGGTTATGGGTTTCTTGAAAAAGTTTATGAAACCGCTCTTTATCTTGAATTGAAAAATGAAAATCTTATTGTGGATAGACAAAGACCGATTGAAGTGTATTACAAAAATGAATTAGTTGGAAATTATTTTGCTGACCTGATAATTGAAAATAGTGTAATTGTAGAAATAAAGGCGGCAGAGGGAATTGCAGAGGAGCACGAATTTCAGTTAATAAATTATTTAAAGGCTACAGATATTGAAGTTGGATTACTCTTGAACTTTGGAAAGAAACCTGAATTCAAAAGAAAAATATTTTCAAATGATTCTGTGAAAATCCGTTAA